One window of Flavobacterium dauae genomic DNA carries:
- a CDS encoding nucleoside-diphosphate kinase: MAGTRTFTMIKPDAVEAGSIGGILNMIAEGGFRIVAMKLTQLTVADAKKFYEVHAERPFYGELVEFMSRGPIVAAILEKENAVEDFRTLIGATNPADAAEGTIRKKYAKSIGENAVHGSDSDENAEIEAAFHFAGREQF; the protein is encoded by the coding sequence ATGGCAGGTACAAGAACATTTACAATGATTAAACCAGACGCTGTAGAAGCGGGAAGTATTGGTGGAATATTAAATATGATTGCTGAAGGAGGTTTCAGAATCGTTGCAATGAAATTAACGCAATTAACAGTTGCTGATGCTAAGAAATTTTACGAAGTTCATGCAGAGCGTCCGTTTTATGGAGAATTGGTAGAATTCATGTCAAGAGGACCAATTGTAGCGGCTATTTTAGAAAAAGAGAATGCTGTAGAAGATTTTCGTACATTAATTGGTGCTACAAACCCAGCTGATGCTGCAGAAGGAACAATCCGTAAAAAATACGCAAAATCAATTGGTGAAAATGCAGTTCACGGTTCAGATTCTGATGAAAATGCAGAAATTGAAGCAGCTTTCCACTTTGCAGGAAGAGAACAATTCTAA
- a CDS encoding group III truncated hemoglobin gives MKHDVENRDDLEKLVRTFYDKVRKDGEIGPIFNSIITDWESHLQKITDFWEQHIFGVHKYKGNPIETHNKVDAKTNHNVTAHNFGTWLFYWMQTLDELFDGPNKEVLKFKARKMQTVFFVNMVQARSKTV, from the coding sequence ATGAAACACGATGTTGAAAACAGGGATGATTTAGAAAAATTGGTTCGGACTTTTTATGATAAAGTACGGAAAGATGGAGAAATTGGACCGATTTTTAATTCGATTATTACCGATTGGGAATCTCATTTACAAAAGATTACCGATTTTTGGGAACAACACATTTTCGGAGTTCACAAGTATAAAGGAAATCCGATTGAAACTCACAATAAAGTTGATGCCAAAACTAACCACAATGTAACGGCACATAACTTTGGAACCTGGCTTTTTTATTGGATGCAGACGTTAGACGAACTTTTTGACGGACCAAACAAAGAAGTATTAAAGTTTAAAGCCCGTAAAATGCAAACTGTTTTTTTTGTAAATATGGTACAGGCAAGATCAAAAACGGTTTAA
- a CDS encoding VOC family protein, whose protein sequence is MKFKRLTPILYTENITETIKFYTDVLGFTCAEFNEEWQWASLHKNEIKPNTHIKFDKISFTGSFYFEIENAEEFWNILKNSVEIVYPLETFEWGMTEFAIKDNNGYILQFGSKI, encoded by the coding sequence ATGAAATTCAAAAGATTAACTCCGATACTTTATACAGAAAACATAACCGAAACTATAAAATTTTATACAGATGTTTTAGGTTTCACTTGTGCCGAATTTAATGAAGAATGGCAATGGGCTTCTTTGCATAAAAACGAAATTAAACCAAATACTCATATAAAGTTTGATAAAATTAGTTTTACAGGATCATTCTATTTTGAAATTGAAAATGCAGAAGAGTTTTGGAACATCTTAAAAAATTCTGTTGAAATTGTATATCCTTTAGAAACTTTTGAATGGGGAATGACCGAATTTGCCATTAAAGACAATAACGGATATATTTTACAATTTGGATCAAAAATTTAA